The Ornithorhynchus anatinus isolate Pmale09 chromosome 1, mOrnAna1.pri.v4, whole genome shotgun sequence genome includes a window with the following:
- the ZDHHC22 gene encoding palmitoyltransferase ZDHHC22 — translation MLILRLLNVVAPAYFVSISLVTFVLQLFLFLPSMLEDPSATPLFSPALLHGGLFLFLSANALGNYILVIRTSPEDPGTCGNVAAGGAGPGAGRAEGARKPGAHFCRLCSRATLRHDHHCFFTGNCIGSRNMRNFIMFCLYTSLACLYSTVAGAAYISTVLSISFAHPLAFLTLLPHSISQFFSGAVLGSEMFVILMLYLWFGIGLACAGFCCHQLLLILRGQTRHQVRKGVIVRARPWRRNLQEVFGKRWLLGLLIPVLNVGSEYHQQKDK, via the exons ATGCTCATCCTCAGGCTGCTCAACGTGGTGGCTCCAGCCTACTTCGTGAGCATCTCCCTGGTCACCTTCGTCCTgcagctcttcctcttcctgcccagCATGTTGGAGGACCCTTCGGCCACCCCACTTTTCTCCCCGGCTCTTCTGCACGGgggcctcttcctcttcctctccgccAACGCCCTGGGCAACTACATCCTGGTGATCCGGACCTCGCCCGAAGACCCGGGCACCTGCGGGAACGTggcggccggtggggccggaccgggggcggggagggcagagggggccaGGAAGCCTGGCGCCCACTTCTGCAGACTCTGCTCTCGAGCGACCCTGAGGCACGACCATCATTGTTTCTTCACAGGCAACTGCATCGGGAGCAGGAACATGCGTAACTTCATCATGTTCTGCCTCTACACTTCCCTGGCCTGTCTCTACTCCACGGTGGCCGGCGCGGCCTACATCTCGACcgtcctctccatctccttcgcCCACCCTCTGGCCTTCCTCACGCTCCTGCCTCACTCCATCAGCCAGTTCTTCTCAG GAGCTGTCCTGGGTTCTGAGATGTTCGTCATCCTTATGCTGTACCTCTGGTTTGGGATCGGACTGGCCTGCGCTGGCTTCTGCTGCCATCAGCTCCTGCTGATCCTGCGAGGGCAAACCCGCCATCAGGTGCGGAAGGGGGTGATAGTGCGTGCCCGCCCCTGGAGAAGGAATCTGCAGGAAGTCTTCGGGAAGAGGTGGCTTCTGGGGCTCCTGATTCCAGTGCTCAACGTGGGGAGTGAATACCACCAGCAGAAAGACAAATAG